The DNA window GCCGTCCGCGAGATCGACCGGCGCGCCGCTGAAGACGCCGTCCGCCTTGAACTGCGCGAACTGGTCCGCGGTCAGCACCTTGTAGGCGAAGAGATCGCTCACGCTTCGGAGGCGTCCACTTCGCTGTCGTTTTCGTCACTTTCCTCGATCTTCGCGGCGCTCACGACATGCTCGTCGTCGGCGACGTTGAAGAGGCGCACGCCTGCCGAATTGCGGCCGATGACGCGCAGGCTGTCGAGACCCATGCGGATGAGCTTCGCCTGATCGGTGACGAGCATGAGCTGGTCGGCGCGGGTCGCGGGGAAGCTGGCGACCACCGGCCCGTTGCGGCCAATATTGTCGATGTTGGTGATCCCCTGACCGCCGCGCCCGGTGCGACGATATTCGTAGGCAGAGGACAGCTTGCCATAGCCGTTGGCGCAGACGGTCAGGATGAACTGCTCCGCCTCCTGCATATGCGCGAACATGTCGCGGTCCTGCATTTCGCCTTCCTTTTCAGGCTTCCACGGAGCGAAGCGCAGATATTCCTCGCGCTGTTCGGCGTCCGCGCCCGAACGATGGAGAACGGACAGCGAGATGACCTCGTCCCCGTCGGCCAGCTTCATGCCGCGCACGCCGGTCGAGTTGCGGCTCTGGAACTCGCGCACATCCTCCGCCTGGAAACGGATCGCCTTGCCCTGACGGGTGGCGAGCAGCACATCGTCGCTTTCGTCGAGCAGGGCGACGCCGATCAGCCGGTCGTCCTCATCCTCGCCCTCGAACTTCATCGCGATCTTGCCGTTGGACGGCACGTTGGCGAAGGCGTCCATGCTGTTGCGGCGGACGGACCCCTTGGCGGTGGCGAACATGACATGAAGCTTGCTCCATTCCGCCTCGTCCTCCGGCAGCGGGAGGACGGTGGAGATGGTCTCGCCGGGGCCGAGCGGCAGCAGGTTGACCATCGGCCGCCCGCGCGTTGCCGGGCCGCCTTCGGGCAGGCGCCAGACCTTGAGGCGATAGACCTTGCCCGTGGTCGAGAAGAAGAGGACCGGCGTGTGGGTGGATGTCACGAACAGTTCGGTGACGGCATCTTCATCCTTGGTCGCCATGCCGGAGCGGCCCTTGCCGCCGCGCGCCTGCGCCCGGAAAGTGTCGAGCGGGGTGCGCTTGATATAGCCCTGCATGGTCACGGTGACGACCATGTCCTCGCGCTCGATCAGGTCTTCGTCCTCGATCCCGTCGGCGGCGGCGGTGATCTCGGACAGGCGCGGGGTGGCGAACTCGCTCTCGATCGCTTCCAGTTCCTCGCGCATGACGGCGTAGAGCTTCACGCGGTCGCCGAGGATGGCGAGATATTCGGCGATGGCTTCGGCCAGTTCGGCCAGTTCCTTGCCGATCTCGTCGCGGCCGAGCGCAGTCAGGCGATGCAGGCGCAGGTCGAGGATGGCGCGGACCTGAATGTCGGACAGTTTATAGCTGTCGCCTTCGATGTCGCCTTCGATCGCTTCGACGAGGCGGAGATAGGGGGCGATCTCACCGATGGGCCATTCGCGCGCCAGCAGCGCTTCGCGTGCTTCGGCAGGGCTGGCGGAACCGCGGATGATCTTCACCACCTCGTCGAGGTTGGTGACGGCGACGACGAGGCCGAGCAGGATATGGGCGCGGTCGCGCGCCTTGTTGAGTTCGAACTTGGTCCGCCGGGTGATGACCTCCTCGCGGAAGCGGATGAACGCCTCGATGATCTCGCGCAGGCCCAGCAGTTCTGGGCGTCCGCCGCGAATGGCGAGCATGTTTGCGGGGAAGCTCGACTGCGCGGGCGTGTTGCGCCAGAGCTGGTTGAGCACGACCTCCGGCGTCGCGTCGCGCTTCAGGTCCATGACGATGCGCACGCCTTCGCGGCTCGATTCGTCGCGGATGTCGCTGATGCCCTCGATCCGCTTGTCCTTGGCGGCTTCGGCGATCTTTTCGACGAGGCCCGACTTGCCGACCTGATAGGGGATGGCGGTGAGGACGATGGACTGGCGGTCGCCGCGCCCTTCCTCGATCACATGGCGCGACCGCATCATGATCGAGCCGCGCCCGGTATGATAGGCGCTGCGCGCGCCCGACTGGCCGAGGATCAGCGGCGCGGTCGGGAAATCGGGGCCGGGGATGATCTGGATCAGTTCGTCGGTGGTGATGCCGGGATTGTCGATATAGGCGAGGCATGCGCGCAGCACTTCGCCCAGATTGTGCGGCGGGATGTTCGTCGCCATGCCGACCGCGATGCCGCCCGCGCCGTTGACCAGCAGGTTGGGGAAGCGGGCGGGCAGCACCTGCGGCTCGCTTTCCGAGGCGTCATAGTTGGGGGTGAAATCGACGGTGTCCTTGTCGAGATCCTCCAGCAGGGCGTTCGCGACCTTGGCAAGGCGCGCTTCGGTGTAGCGCATCGCCGCCGGCGGATCGGGGTCCATGGAGCCGAAATTGCCCTGACCGTCGATCAGCGGCACGCGCATCGACCAGTCCTGCGTCATGCGCGCCAACGCGTCGTAGATCGAGCTGTCGCCGTGCGGGTGATATTTACCCATCACTTCGCCGACGAGGCGGGCGGACTTGCGATAGGGGCGGTTGTAGACGAAGCCCGATTCCTGGGCGGAGAAGAGAATGCGGCGGTGGACCGGCTTCAATCCGTCGCGCACGTCCGGCAGGGCGCGGGCGACGATGACGGACATGGCATAGTCGAGATAGCTGGTCTTCATCTCCTCGACGATGGAGATGGGGCTGATGTCCGAAGGGTCGGCGAGGACGGTCTCGTCGGTCAAAGCGATTCTCTTTATCTGGGTGGATGCGGAACGTGGGTGATGCACTAGCGGAGCGAAACAATTCTGTCACCCCTCGCGCGCGCTCGCGCCTGCGCGGACGGTCAATGCGGCAGGCCGTGCGGGTCCGTTCGCAGGCGGAACGAAAGCCGCGCATAACTGTTGCAAAATCAGCCGAGATAGGCTTGTTCAAAGGCCGTTCACGCGACCGCCCCTATTCGGTCGCCAACCCATATTCGACGCCTGCTTCCCCTGTCAGGCGTATAGAGGAGAAGAGGATCATGCGTTTTATTACTCCGATGTCGCTCGCGCTGGTTCTGGCGCTGACTGGCGGCGCGGTTTCGGCGCCGGCTCT is part of the Sphingobium amiense genome and encodes:
- the gyrA gene encoding DNA gyrase subunit A, which encodes MTDETVLADPSDISPISIVEEMKTSYLDYAMSVIVARALPDVRDGLKPVHRRILFSAQESGFVYNRPYRKSARLVGEVMGKYHPHGDSSIYDALARMTQDWSMRVPLIDGQGNFGSMDPDPPAAMRYTEARLAKVANALLEDLDKDTVDFTPNYDASESEPQVLPARFPNLLVNGAGGIAVGMATNIPPHNLGEVLRACLAYIDNPGITTDELIQIIPGPDFPTAPLILGQSGARSAYHTGRGSIMMRSRHVIEEGRGDRQSIVLTAIPYQVGKSGLVEKIAEAAKDKRIEGISDIRDESSREGVRIVMDLKRDATPEVVLNQLWRNTPAQSSFPANMLAIRGGRPELLGLREIIEAFIRFREEVITRRTKFELNKARDRAHILLGLVVAVTNLDEVVKIIRGSASPAEAREALLAREWPIGEIAPYLRLVEAIEGDIEGDSYKLSDIQVRAILDLRLHRLTALGRDEIGKELAELAEAIAEYLAILGDRVKLYAVMREELEAIESEFATPRLSEITAAADGIEDEDLIEREDMVVTVTMQGYIKRTPLDTFRAQARGGKGRSGMATKDEDAVTELFVTSTHTPVLFFSTTGKVYRLKVWRLPEGGPATRGRPMVNLLPLGPGETISTVLPLPEDEAEWSKLHVMFATAKGSVRRNSMDAFANVPSNGKIAMKFEGEDEDDRLIGVALLDESDDVLLATRQGKAIRFQAEDVREFQSRNSTGVRGMKLADGDEVISLSVLHRSGADAEQREEYLRFAPWKPEKEGEMQDRDMFAHMQEAEQFILTVCANGYGKLSSAYEYRRTGRGGQGITNIDNIGRNGPVVASFPATRADQLMLVTDQAKLIRMGLDSLRVIGRNSAGVRLFNVADDEHVVSAAKIEESDENDSEVDASEA